The Vibrio gazogenes DNA segment TTCGGATACTTCAATGGCTTATCTTCTCCTTCCGTGACAGATAAAATAGTGACTTTATGCTGCTCTCCCAAATCAAAACTCGCAGGGCAAACTAAATTACCGACATTTTCAATGAACAAGATACCGGATGTTTGCATATCAAGCTGATGATAGGCACGGTGGATCATCTGAGCGTCCAGATGGCAGCCTTTGCCGGTATTGACCTGAATCGCGGGTACGTCAGTTGCCCGAATTCGGTTTGCATCCTGACTGGTCTGTTGATCCCCTTCAATCACCGCACATGAATAGCTGGATTGCAACTGCTTCAGCGTTTCGACCAGAAGGGTCGTCTTACCGGATCCCGGACTCGACATCAGATTCAAAACCAGTTGACCATGGGCTTGAAAATGAGCGCGGTTCTCATCAGCGATTTGATCATTCTGGCTCAGAATATCTTGTTCCAGATGGATTAACTGACGCTGAGACACCCCGGTAACATGTGTTTGAGCGGCCCCCTGACCATAGTGAAGATCTCCCTGTACCGTCACTGTCGGCTGATGGGCTTCTTCGTGGTGATGAGCACCCGCAGACTCATGCACCGTATTCACCTCTGACGACAATTCATCCTGATGCACATGATAGTGAATATGATGGTGGACATCGCCCTGATGACTGTAATGATGATGAACGACCAACGGCTGTACTTTTGGCGGTTCAGCATGAGGATGAGGATGAGAGTGACCGTGATGGTCATGATGGTCATGATGGTCATGATGGTCATGATGATGCTCGTCCAAGTGACTTTCGCCACAACCGCAAACACTACACATAAGATTCTACCTCTATCGATTTAATTTTTAATTCTTGTCCGGTTTCAACGATTAACTGATATGAATGACAAAGCGGACAACCGGTATAATGGGTCTCAATATCAACTTGCTGTTGGCACTCTTCACACCAAGCGGTGGCAGGAATCATCTCCACTAAAAATTGCGCACCTTCCGCTAAAGTCTCGCGACTCGCAAATTGCAGGCCGGTCAATAACGCATCCGGCTCAATACAAGAAAGCACGCCGATTCCCAAGGTCACTGCCGTTACCCGATGAGATTGGCGCTGATGGGCATGTTCAACGACAAGATCAATCGTTTTCAGACTCAGAGATAATTCATGCATGATTGACTCCTAACAAATACGCGGTAATAACTCGCCTGCGGGGAAATCAAGATAGCGCCGACTTCCCCACGCGGTATGCAAGACGGGTTTCGCCGGCGATAACGAGACAGCTTCGCCAATCACCGCTGCCTGTGAATGAAACTGCTGCAAGACTTCGAGCGTCCGCTGTGCCTGTGCCGCAGGGACCGCAATGACAAACGTCCCTTCATTCGCCAAATCACAGGGCTCAAAGCCACATAATTCACAGATGCCCCGCACGGCATCATCGACTGGGATTTGTGCTTCCTGAATCGCCAGTTGCATCCCG contains these protein-coding regions:
- the hypB gene encoding hydrogenase nickel incorporation protein HypB → MCSVCGCGESHLDEHHHDHHDHHDHHDHHGHSHPHPHAEPPKVQPLVVHHHYSHQGDVHHHIHYHVHQDELSSEVNTVHESAGAHHHEEAHQPTVTVQGDLHYGQGAAQTHVTGVSQRQLIHLEQDILSQNDQIADENRAHFQAHGQLVLNLMSSPGSGKTTLLVETLKQLQSSYSCAVIEGDQQTSQDANRIRATDVPAIQVNTGKGCHLDAQMIHRAYHQLDMQTSGILFIENVGNLVCPASFDLGEQHKVTILSVTEGEDKPLKYPNMFAASQLMLVNKIDLLDYVDFDIEACIANARQINPQIQVIKLSATTGEGMSAWIDWLSQQQKQLAS
- the hypA gene encoding hydrogenase maturation nickel metallochaperone HypA — protein: MHELSLSLKTIDLVVEHAHQRQSHRVTAVTLGIGVLSCIEPDALLTGLQFASRETLAEGAQFLVEMIPATAWCEECQQQVDIETHYTGCPLCHSYQLIVETGQELKIKSIEVESYV